A single genomic interval of Spirosoma taeanense harbors:
- a CDS encoding helix-turn-helix transcriptional regulator translates to MNRLDRLTAILIHLQTKRVVRAQELAERFGISLRTVYRDVRSLEEAGVPIGAEAGVGYFLTDYHLPPVMLTNAEASALLLGAKLIEKWTDQSVRTAFESALFKIKSVLKRADQEHLDDLAPNVDVSKPVRDQPYADGLLVTLQQAIARHHVLDLQYHSLYNDAETRREVEPVGLCHYSMNWHLIGFCRTRQDYRDFRVDRIRELTGTGQRFSRRERLTLQEYLDRVGNSDRPSVAVTLVFQKKATRYMQEQKHYFGFQGEETVGDCVRMQFLTPYVEGLARWLLMFGNQVTIEQPDLLRTMMQRLVEEVQTHYA, encoded by the coding sequence ATGAACCGCCTTGACCGCCTGACCGCCATCCTGATTCATCTGCAAACCAAGCGGGTTGTCCGGGCGCAGGAGCTAGCCGAACGCTTCGGTATCAGCCTCAGGACGGTTTACCGCGATGTGCGGTCGCTCGAAGAAGCGGGCGTGCCCATCGGCGCCGAAGCGGGCGTCGGTTATTTCCTAACCGACTACCATTTGCCGCCGGTCATGCTGACCAATGCCGAAGCCAGTGCGCTACTGCTGGGGGCCAAACTAATTGAAAAATGGACCGATCAGTCGGTGCGGACGGCCTTCGAATCGGCTCTGTTCAAGATCAAGTCGGTGCTGAAACGCGCCGATCAGGAGCATCTGGACGACCTCGCACCGAATGTGGACGTATCGAAACCCGTCCGGGACCAACCCTATGCCGATGGGCTGCTCGTTACGTTACAGCAGGCCATTGCCCGCCACCACGTTCTTGACCTGCAATACCATTCGCTGTATAACGACGCCGAAACCCGTCGCGAAGTTGAGCCGGTTGGGCTGTGTCATTACAGCATGAACTGGCACCTCATCGGCTTTTGCCGCACCCGTCAGGATTACCGCGACTTTCGGGTTGACCGCATCCGCGAGCTAACCGGTACGGGCCAGCGATTCAGTCGGCGCGAGCGGCTGACGTTGCAGGAATACCTCGACCGCGTGGGCAACAGCGATCGCCCCTCGGTGGCCGTTACGCTGGTGTTCCAGAAGAAAGCGACCCGCTACATGCAGGAGCAGAAGCACTATTTCGGCTTCCAGGGCGAGGAAACCGTGGGTGACTGCGTCCGGATGCAGTTTCTGACGCCTTACGTCGAAGGACTGGCCCGGTGGCTGCTCATGTTCGGCAATCAGGTGACCATCGAGCAGCCCGATCTGCTCCGCACGATGATGCAGCGGCTGGTAGAAGAAGTCCAGACGCATTACGCCTGA
- a CDS encoding NAD(P)/FAD-dependent oxidoreductase: protein MIHQLSLTLTPEQAYDDLAFQAEALRSLRLPASSPAVVRKRRQSIDARGRQIRVHVDAEVFVGETPPPLIRYQKPQTDVSQARQAIVVGAGPAGLFAALRLIELGVKPIVLERGSDVRARRRDLAAINKDHIVNPESNYCFGEGGAGTYSDGKLYTRSTKRGDVRRILEIFVAHGATDQILVDAHPHIGTNKLPGVVADLRESILRAGGEVRFDTKVTDLILVNGELKGVVTATGEELNGIGVILATGHSARDIFHLLQERNVRIEAKPFAMGVRIEHQQSLIDQFQYHQPDRGDYLPAASYSLVTQTRFNGVERGVFSFCMCPGGFIVPAATAPGELVVNGMSPSRRDSKYANSGLVVAITDTDLKPYADEGPLAGLALQQDLERWACRMGGNNQTAPAQRVADFVEGRVSGELLPTSYQPGLASVDMADVLPDHIAQPLRQGLRDFGRKMRGYLSNDGQVIGVESRTSSPVRIPRDRDTCEHVEVRRLFPCGEGAGYAGGIVSAAMDGERCAEQLVHLYK, encoded by the coding sequence ATGATTCATCAACTTTCACTTACCCTTACGCCCGAACAGGCTTACGACGACCTGGCTTTTCAGGCCGAGGCCCTTCGTTCCCTTCGCCTTCCTGCCAGCAGTCCGGCTGTAGTTCGCAAACGCCGGCAGTCTATCGATGCCCGTGGTCGGCAGATTCGGGTTCATGTCGACGCCGAGGTGTTTGTCGGCGAAACTCCTCCCCCACTCATCCGGTATCAGAAACCCCAGACCGATGTCAGCCAGGCCCGACAGGCCATTGTGGTTGGTGCGGGGCCGGCGGGCCTGTTTGCGGCTCTGAGGCTCATTGAACTGGGTGTAAAACCCATTGTGCTCGAACGCGGCAGCGACGTACGCGCCCGCCGACGCGATCTGGCGGCTATCAACAAAGATCATATTGTCAACCCCGAGTCGAACTACTGTTTTGGCGAGGGCGGGGCCGGTACGTACTCCGACGGCAAGCTTTACACCCGTTCGACCAAGCGGGGCGACGTTCGGCGGATTCTGGAGATTTTTGTGGCCCACGGCGCTACCGATCAGATTCTGGTGGATGCTCACCCGCACATTGGTACCAACAAACTCCCCGGCGTGGTGGCCGACCTCCGCGAGAGCATCCTCCGGGCCGGTGGCGAAGTTCGCTTCGATACGAAAGTAACCGACCTGATTCTGGTGAATGGCGAGCTGAAAGGCGTCGTTACGGCCACCGGCGAGGAGCTGAACGGCATCGGGGTCATTCTGGCAACGGGCCATTCAGCGCGGGATATTTTTCACCTGCTCCAGGAACGTAACGTTCGGATTGAGGCCAAGCCTTTCGCCATGGGTGTTCGCATTGAGCATCAGCAGTCTCTGATCGATCAGTTCCAGTACCATCAGCCCGACCGGGGCGACTATCTGCCGGCGGCTTCGTATAGTTTAGTCACCCAGACGCGTTTCAACGGGGTAGAACGGGGCGTTTTTTCGTTTTGTATGTGTCCGGGCGGGTTTATCGTTCCGGCCGCCACGGCCCCCGGCGAACTGGTTGTCAATGGGATGTCGCCTTCGCGCCGGGACTCGAAATACGCCAATTCAGGGCTGGTTGTGGCCATTACCGATACCGACCTGAAGCCGTATGCCGACGAGGGACCGCTGGCGGGGCTGGCGCTGCAGCAGGATCTGGAACGCTGGGCCTGCCGCATGGGCGGTAATAACCAGACGGCTCCGGCCCAGCGCGTGGCCGACTTTGTGGAGGGTCGCGTATCGGGTGAACTGCTGCCAACGTCCTACCAGCCCGGTCTGGCATCGGTCGATATGGCGGATGTGCTGCCTGATCACATTGCCCAGCCCCTGCGGCAGGGTTTACGCGATTTCGGCCGGAAAATGCGGGGGTATCTGAGCAACGACGGACAGGTGATCGGTGTGGAAAGCCGAACCTCGTCGCCGGTACGTATTCCGCGCGACCGCGACACCTGCGAACACGTAGAGGTTCGGCGGCTGTTTCCGTGTGGCGAGGGCGCGGGCTACGCGGGCGGGATTGTCTCGGCGGCTATGGACGGCGAGCGCTGCGCCGAACAACTTGTGCATCTGTATAAATGA
- a CDS encoding GNAT family N-acetyltransferase, translating into MSLSDKSPDESIVRDNRHQHRFELKTDGKLSIVAYQKVDDETLALTHTEVDPSLEGHGVGSKLVQSVLEYVERNNLKIIPLCPFVTTYLKRHPDWNRVVSKDYNVSDF; encoded by the coding sequence ATGAGTCTTTCCGATAAATCGCCTGATGAAAGCATCGTCCGCGATAACCGTCACCAGCACCGCTTCGAACTAAAAACGGACGGCAAGCTATCCATTGTTGCCTACCAGAAAGTGGACGACGAAACCCTTGCCCTGACGCATACGGAAGTAGACCCCAGCCTGGAGGGGCATGGCGTCGGGTCGAAGCTCGTGCAGAGCGTGCTGGAATACGTAGAGCGAAACAACCTGAAAATCATTCCGCTATGCCCCTTCGTAACCACCTACCTCAAACGCCACCCCGACTGGAACCGGGTTGTTTCAAAAGATTATAACGTCAGTGATTTTTGA
- a CDS encoding NUDIX hydrolase, with the protein MHRQPLLSLLHQHLQHHRFADANEQAMTQETIMFVEQHPDCFERTLLVGHVTGSAWIIGRDRGHSDEPRVVLIHHRKLDRWFQPGGHADGDPDVAAVALREAQEETGLTSLQLVSPAIFDVDIHSIPALDSKPAHLHYDIRFLLEADPEEPFGITDEVQNIRWFSLKEANSYAKSESIFRMIQKML; encoded by the coding sequence ATGCACCGCCAGCCGCTCCTTTCGCTCCTCCATCAGCACCTTCAGCACCACCGGTTCGCCGACGCCAATGAACAGGCCATGACCCAGGAAACGATTATGTTCGTTGAACAGCATCCCGATTGTTTTGAGCGGACGCTGCTGGTCGGGCACGTAACGGGCTCCGCCTGGATTATCGGGCGTGATCGGGGCCATTCCGACGAGCCGCGGGTGGTCCTGATTCACCACCGTAAACTCGATCGCTGGTTTCAGCCCGGTGGGCATGCCGATGGCGATCCGGACGTAGCGGCAGTGGCCCTGCGGGAGGCACAGGAAGAAACCGGCCTGACGTCATTGCAGCTGGTCAGCCCGGCGATTTTCGACGTCGATATTCATTCCATACCCGCCCTAGACAGTAAGCCCGCTCACCTCCACTACGATATTCGATTTTTGCTGGAAGCTGATCCGGAAGAACCGTTCGGCATTACGGATGAAGTGCAGAATATTCGGTGGTTTTCTCTTAAAGAAGCCAATTCTTATGCAAAATCTGAGTCTATTTTCAGAATGATACAAAAAATGTTATAA
- a CDS encoding IS1-like element transposase yields the protein MVLEAVICKHCGQTQQVKRYGSTRAGTQRYRCYDCGRTFVQIYTHKARDPLVKEQITQMVLNGSGVRDTARVLGVNRNTVSNQFKKKQ from the coding sequence ATGGTCTTAGAAGCGGTTATTTGCAAACATTGCGGTCAAACTCAACAAGTCAAACGCTATGGCTCTACTCGGGCTGGCACTCAACGCTACCGATGCTACGACTGCGGTCGAACATTTGTGCAGATTTATACCCACAAAGCCCGTGATCCATTGGTTAAAGAGCAAATTACCCAAATGGTGCTGAATGGATCGGGCGTGCGCGATACGGCTCGTGTCCTGGGTGTTAACCGCAATACAGTTAGCAACCAATTTAAAAAAAAGCAGTGA
- a CDS encoding IS1 family transposase, with translation MSWVLTAIQLATNLKKSSEVVYVNPVYVNKGLKITLKVDEMWAYVRNKKQPRWLWWVEDAVTGEVVAFVFGRRTHQTFRHLLALLEQARIQVIRWITDCWWAYFDCLDQRLRLESKALLQSLERKHLTLRTRLKRLARRTICFSKSVTIHDTIIGLFINQFFFANKRN, from the coding sequence GTGTCCTGGGTGTTAACCGCAATACAGTTAGCAACCAATTTAAAAAAAAGCAGTGAGGTTGTTTATGTCAATCCTGTTTATGTCAATAAAGGCTTGAAAATCACGCTTAAAGTTGACGAAATGTGGGCTTACGTACGTAATAAGAAGCAGCCGCGCTGGCTATGGTGGGTAGAGGATGCCGTGACCGGCGAGGTGGTTGCTTTTGTTTTTGGTCGTCGTACTCACCAAACCTTCCGTCACTTACTAGCTCTATTAGAGCAAGCTAGAATTCAGGTAATTAGGTGGATAACAGACTGCTGGTGGGCATACTTTGATTGTTTGGATCAAAGACTGCGTTTGGAAAGCAAAGCTTTATTGCAGAGTCTTGAACGAAAGCATCTTACTCTTCGGACCCGGCTAAAACGCCTGGCCCGCCGAACGATCTGCTTTTCCAAGTCAGTTACTATACATGATACGATAATCGGTCTATTCATCAACCAATTTTTCTTTGCCAATAAACGCAATTAA
- a CDS encoding sterol desaturase family protein: MKDLIQYAIPGFILLLVAEVIVTAIQQKDYYDAKDTAGSLAMGIGNVLVGFVGKVIVFGAYSLVYQFRLFTVDMSQWWAWVVLFFADDFSYYWFHRISHSSRYFWASHVVHHSSKKYNLGTALRQTWTGNLSGAWVFWIWLPLLGFSPVAVMTMQAISLLYQFWIHTEHIGKFPAPIEFIFNTPSHHRVHHGSNLEYLDKNHAGVLIIWDRLFGTFEPERTRPTYGLTRNIDSHNPIRIAFHEWTDIARDLRRAGSFRNALGYVFGPPGWSHDGTRKTTKQLREK, translated from the coding sequence GTGAAAGATCTGATTCAATACGCCATTCCCGGCTTTATTCTGCTGTTAGTCGCGGAGGTTATTGTCACGGCCATCCAGCAGAAAGATTATTACGATGCCAAAGACACGGCGGGGAGTCTGGCGATGGGCATCGGAAACGTGCTGGTGGGGTTCGTGGGGAAAGTGATTGTGTTCGGCGCTTATTCGCTGGTGTATCAGTTCCGGCTCTTTACGGTCGATATGAGCCAGTGGTGGGCCTGGGTTGTGCTGTTCTTCGCCGACGATTTCAGCTACTACTGGTTCCACCGCATCAGCCACAGCAGCCGGTATTTCTGGGCCTCGCACGTCGTCCACCATTCCTCGAAGAAGTATAATCTGGGCACGGCGCTTCGCCAGACCTGGACGGGCAACCTGTCGGGTGCGTGGGTGTTCTGGATCTGGTTGCCGCTGCTGGGATTCTCGCCCGTGGCCGTGATGACCATGCAGGCCATCAGCCTGTTGTACCAGTTCTGGATTCATACCGAACACATCGGGAAATTTCCGGCACCGATTGAGTTCATTTTCAATACGCCCTCGCACCACCGCGTTCACCACGGCTCGAACCTGGAGTACCTGGACAAGAACCACGCGGGCGTCCTCATCATCTGGGACCGGCTGTTCGGCACCTTCGAACCCGAACGCACCCGCCCAACCTACGGCCTGACCCGGAATATCGACTCGCACAACCCCATCCGGATTGCCTTCCACGAATGGACCGACATTGCCCGCGACCTGCGCCGGGCCGGATCGTTCCGCAACGCCCTGGGTTACGTGTTCGGCCCGCCCGGCTGGAGCCACGATGGTACTCGAAAAACAACCAAGCAGTTAAGAGAAAAGTGA
- a CDS encoding tetratricopeptide repeat protein, which yields MAKRAKTTMVAGLYRLGSILFANTNRAKSITKANSKLDRLKERLSQLRSIVISTVLIIVICVIVHMIWREVNKNYIIFDSIEVPEELVTQGYTGTVVARYLIDEINRIKYVAEDSVKYTLNPRLDIVTIGVYNDIPDLNFEVSETKISFSSIINFFRIYFNKERLNVSGNILIKDKNVEIICRYKSETFQAKVSVDSVRIGINLVALELFKKLKPITIANYYYAKNNFAEGKRFLLDNLPYLETGDRSEAYLILGLIENSKLPRDTTKSRVYFNKAIQENSQNAAAYNNLGLLMRENKQYILAESCFKNAINANPKSASAYVNFGLLRLSKLNHKDSLMAEEYFNSAIAQNPNYSSYAYINLGLLKKYQGDSDTAEKLFQTAIDVAPRQVDGYINLGLLKRDEGRLVEAEELYTQAIKLEPKNYFTHNILGILKRDQGIIAEADSFFRVALKLEPKRPAYAYNNMGHIRRDMMQNVTVDSMYHLSNRANPKAPNSAAYLGIMAEGRGNQSLAKYWYNKAIKVDSSGVNAYVYKGFLELDRHNYISAEQELKKSIKLNPNFVDALICLSLLEIAKGKVDRANLLHRRAINISPTNSAFAYNSIGNLRRDQKRFPEAEKMYRITIQINNKYISAFNNLARIKELQNKLEEAIIFYNKALAINPKDLEARAGLKRIIRR from the coding sequence ATGGCAAAAAGGGCAAAAACTACGATGGTGGCTGGCTTATATCGTCTTGGCTCAATACTTTTTGCTAATACTAATAGAGCAAAAAGTATAACAAAGGCTAATTCTAAGCTAGACCGGCTTAAAGAACGTCTTAGCCAATTAAGATCTATTGTTATTAGTACAGTGCTTATTATAGTTATATGTGTAATTGTTCATATGATATGGAGAGAGGTAAATAAAAACTATATAATTTTCGATTCTATCGAAGTACCTGAAGAATTAGTTACTCAAGGATATACAGGAACTGTGGTTGCAAGATACCTTATAGATGAGATAAATAGGATAAAATATGTCGCTGAAGACTCTGTAAAATACACATTAAATCCACGGCTGGATATAGTAACGATCGGAGTATATAATGATATACCCGATTTGAATTTTGAAGTATCTGAAACAAAAATTTCCTTTTCATCTATAATAAATTTTTTTAGAATATACTTTAACAAAGAGAGGCTTAATGTAAGTGGCAATATTTTAATTAAAGATAAAAACGTAGAAATTATTTGTAGATATAAAAGTGAAACTTTTCAGGCCAAAGTTTCTGTTGATTCAGTTCGTATTGGGATTAATTTAGTCGCATTAGAATTATTCAAAAAACTCAAACCAATTACTATAGCTAACTATTACTATGCCAAAAATAATTTTGCTGAAGGAAAAAGGTTTTTGCTAGATAATCTACCTTATCTAGAAACAGGCGACAGATCGGAAGCTTATTTGATACTTGGATTAATAGAGAATAGTAAATTGCCTCGTGATACTACAAAATCAAGAGTTTATTTTAATAAGGCTATTCAGGAAAATAGTCAAAATGCTGCTGCGTATAATAACTTAGGATTGCTCATGCGGGAAAATAAACAGTACATTTTAGCTGAGTCTTGCTTTAAAAATGCTATAAATGCTAATCCTAAGAGCGCAAGCGCTTATGTAAATTTTGGTTTATTGAGACTATCAAAATTAAATCATAAAGATTCTTTGATGGCGGAAGAATATTTTAATAGTGCTATTGCACAAAATCCAAATTATTCCTCATATGCATACATTAATCTCGGACTTCTAAAAAAATATCAAGGCGATTCTGATACAGCTGAAAAACTTTTTCAAACAGCTATTGACGTTGCACCCAGACAAGTTGATGGATATATCAATTTAGGCCTACTCAAAAGAGATGAAGGTCGTTTAGTTGAGGCAGAAGAATTATATACACAAGCAATCAAGCTGGAGCCTAAAAATTATTTTACGCATAATATTCTAGGTATTTTAAAAAGAGATCAGGGTATTATTGCTGAAGCGGATTCGTTTTTTCGAGTTGCTTTAAAATTAGAACCTAAACGACCAGCGTATGCATACAATAATATGGGACATATAAGAAGGGATATGATGCAAAATGTTACGGTCGATTCTATGTATCACCTTTCTAATAGAGCAAATCCAAAAGCACCCAATTCTGCGGCTTATTTAGGTATAATGGCTGAAGGACGTGGTAATCAATCCTTAGCTAAATACTGGTATAACAAGGCAATTAAAGTTGATTCTAGTGGTGTCAATGCGTATGTCTATAAAGGATTTCTAGAATTAGATCGCCATAACTACATATCAGCCGAGCAAGAATTAAAGAAATCAATTAAACTAAATCCTAATTTTGTAGATGCATTAATTTGTTTGAGCCTTCTCGAGATTGCAAAAGGCAAAGTAGATAGAGCAAACTTGCTACATCGTAGAGCTATTAATATAAGTCCGACTAATTCTGCTTTTGCTTACAATAGTATTGGTAATTTAAGAAGAGATCAAAAACGTTTTCCTGAGGCCGAAAAAATGTATCGCATAACTATTCAAATCAATAATAAATATATATCCGCGTTCAACAATCTTGCTCGCATCAAGGAATTGCAGAATAAGTTAGAAGAGGCAATAATATTTTATAACAAGGCACTTGCTATCAATCCCAAGGATTTAGAAGCTAGGGCAGGGTTAAAAAGAATAATACGACGATAG
- a CDS encoding DUF5018 domain-containing protein yields MKAFLQSISLLFFLWLVFAQCSKTPDTPVTPKSSAKSLTNPVIDGISSASATYDAATFTHMITVPFGTDVTALKISFTLPSGATVKPVSGSVQNFTNPVSYTVTAEDTSTQTYTVKVVVQAAPKSSEKQITSFIFAALTPAVSASIAQATHAISATVPAEANLTALVPTVSVSAKATVSPASGIAQNFINPVNYTVTAEDGSQQIYEVKIAKGNPTSNNIGCLISRIDNLDTSENINFQYDSQGRVTKIDGTYLSGNTLTGRG; encoded by the coding sequence ATGAAAGCATTTTTACAAAGTATCTCTTTGTTGTTTTTCCTCTGGTTGGTGTTTGCCCAATGTAGTAAAACTCCTGACACGCCCGTAACTCCCAAGAGTTCAGCAAAAAGTTTAACCAATCCGGTTATTGATGGGATAAGTAGTGCTTCCGCAACTTATGATGCTGCCACTTTTACACACATGATCACAGTGCCTTTTGGTACCGATGTGACGGCCTTAAAAATCTCCTTTACGTTGCCGAGCGGGGCTACTGTAAAACCAGTTTCAGGGAGCGTACAGAATTTTACCAATCCGGTCAGTTATACAGTTACCGCCGAGGACACTAGCACACAAACCTACACTGTAAAGGTAGTCGTGCAGGCGGCTCCAAAATCAAGTGAAAAACAGATTACTAGCTTTATTTTTGCTGCCCTCACTCCGGCTGTATCAGCCAGCATTGCCCAAGCTACACATGCCATATCAGCCACTGTGCCAGCCGAGGCTAATCTAACGGCTTTAGTTCCGACCGTCAGCGTTTCAGCAAAAGCAACAGTTTCACCTGCATCAGGTATAGCTCAGAATTTCATTAACCCAGTGAACTATACTGTAACGGCGGAGGACGGTAGTCAACAAATTTATGAAGTAAAGATCGCAAAGGGCAACCCAACTTCTAATAATATAGGTTGCTTAATAAGCCGAATAGATAACCTTGATACAAGCGAAAATATAAATTTTCAGTACGATTCACAGGGGCGAGTTACTAAAATTGATGGAACGTATTTATCTGGCAATACTTTAACTGGTCGTGGCTGA
- a CDS encoding NUDIX hydrolase: MIDTSFQTFTEHLRQRLQEPLPGEAAHQKMASTARYRLGIRPNERTRRSAVLICFYPYQNSIYLPLILRPQYDGVHAGQMAFPGGRMERIDENLTRTALREAQEEVGIRVSDVKVLGLLTELFIPPSNFYVQPVVGVLPYRPDFYPDPHEVEAVVEVDLQTLLDETIVGDSQIEVRGVMVDAPFYQIEGYRVWGATAMMISELLMVMGSITPS, translated from the coding sequence ATGATCGACACCTCCTTCCAGACCTTTACTGAACACCTCCGGCAGCGGTTGCAGGAGCCGCTGCCGGGCGAAGCAGCCCATCAGAAAATGGCGTCGACGGCCCGTTACCGGCTCGGGATCAGGCCCAATGAACGTACGCGTCGGTCGGCGGTACTGATCTGTTTTTACCCTTATCAGAATTCAATCTATCTGCCACTGATCCTGCGTCCGCAGTACGACGGCGTTCATGCGGGGCAGATGGCCTTTCCGGGCGGACGCATGGAGCGAATCGACGAAAACCTGACCCGTACGGCCCTACGCGAAGCTCAGGAAGAGGTGGGCATCCGCGTGTCGGACGTAAAAGTGCTGGGGTTACTGACCGAGCTGTTCATTCCGCCGAGTAACTTCTATGTGCAGCCGGTGGTAGGCGTTCTCCCCTACCGGCCCGATTTTTACCCGGACCCCCACGAGGTCGAAGCGGTGGTGGAAGTAGACCTGCAGACGCTGCTCGACGAAACCATCGTCGGCGACAGCCAGATCGAGGTGCGCGGGGTAATGGTCGATGCCCCCTTTTACCAGATCGAGGGCTACCGCGTCTGGGGTGCTACGGCCATGATGATCAGCGAGCTGCTGATGGTGATGGGATCAATCACGCCCTCCTAG
- a CDS encoding DUF2911 domain-containing protein, whose product MRKFVVSGVTLCLAAQLATAQIKLPSPSPGATVIQTVGTTDLTVNYSRPSLKGRQPFTDAFVPSGKVWRTGANAATAFTTSTDLTVNGQTLPAGTYAILSIPAQDNWTLIFSKNKGVTEQSYKQDEDALRVSLKPTTTSEKTETFTIGFSDVTDSTAKMNFLWGNVKASADLAVDVNKYAAANVDKAVTEKPDDPAVLQAAASYNLSRGRNLDQALTWIDKSIAGQENFRNLFVKSQILGRMGKFADALPIAQKALALGQSSNDPIFAFFKEGIEKSIAEYTAKLPAAPAKGKGKRKA is encoded by the coding sequence ATGCGTAAATTCGTAGTTAGTGGCGTAACGCTTTGCTTAGCAGCTCAGTTAGCCACGGCGCAGATTAAGCTTCCTTCCCCTAGCCCCGGCGCTACGGTGATCCAAACCGTCGGCACAACCGACCTGACGGTCAACTATTCGCGGCCCAGCCTGAAAGGTCGTCAGCCCTTTACCGACGCTTTCGTACCGAGCGGCAAAGTATGGCGGACGGGTGCCAACGCAGCAACGGCCTTCACCACCTCTACCGACCTGACGGTCAACGGCCAGACGCTCCCCGCCGGAACCTACGCGATTCTGTCGATTCCAGCCCAGGACAACTGGACGCTGATTTTCAGCAAAAACAAAGGCGTAACGGAGCAGTCTTACAAACAGGATGAAGACGCCCTGCGCGTGAGCCTGAAACCGACCACGACGTCCGAAAAAACCGAAACGTTCACTATCGGCTTCAGCGACGTAACCGACAGCACGGCGAAAATGAATTTTCTGTGGGGCAACGTGAAAGCCTCGGCAGATCTGGCCGTTGACGTCAACAAATACGCAGCCGCCAATGTAGACAAAGCAGTAACTGAAAAGCCCGACGATCCGGCCGTTCTGCAGGCAGCCGCCAGCTATAACCTGTCCAGAGGCCGTAACCTTGACCAGGCGCTGACGTGGATCGACAAGTCTATTGCAGGCCAGGAGAACTTCCGCAACCTGTTCGTTAAGTCGCAGATTCTGGGCCGAATGGGCAAGTTTGCCGATGCGCTGCCGATTGCGCAGAAAGCCCTCGCGCTCGGTCAGTCGTCCAACGACCCGATCTTTGCCTTCTTTAAGGAGGGTATTGAAAAGAGCATTGCCGAGTACACCGCCAAACTCCCGGCGGCTCCCGCCAAAGGAAAAGGCAAGCGCAAGGCGTAA
- a CDS encoding acyl-CoA dehydrogenase family protein encodes MQTVLTTLPRNKVDSFESPDFYQLDDLLTAEHKLVRSAVRDFVKREITPIVEDCAQRAEFPRHLVTKFGQIGVFGATIPTKYGGGGLDQISYGLMTQELERGDSGMRSCVSVQSSLVMYPIWAFGSEEQREKYLPRLATGELLGCFGLTEANHGSDPGSMETNFIERSDYYLLNGAKLWITNAPIADIAIVWAKNDQGKVRALIVERDMEGFSTNAIENKWSLRASTTGELVFQDVRVPKENLLPEAFGLKSAIKCLDQARYGISWGSLGAAMECYEVARRYALERVQFNKPIASFQLIQKKLAEMLTDITQAQLLCWRLGMLKNEEKATTAQISLAKRNNVEMALRIAREARQILGAMGISGEYPVMRHLMNLESVSTYEGTHDIHLLILGADITGIPAYK; translated from the coding sequence ATGCAAACCGTCCTCACAACCCTGCCCCGCAACAAGGTCGACTCGTTTGAGTCGCCGGATTTCTACCAGCTCGACGATCTGCTGACGGCTGAACATAAACTCGTTCGGTCGGCCGTGCGCGATTTTGTCAAGCGTGAGATCACGCCTATTGTCGAAGACTGTGCCCAGCGGGCCGAGTTTCCCCGGCATCTGGTCACGAAGTTTGGCCAGATCGGTGTTTTTGGTGCTACTATCCCCACAAAATACGGCGGGGGCGGCCTGGATCAGATTTCCTACGGCCTGATGACGCAGGAGCTGGAACGGGGCGACTCGGGTATGCGCTCCTGTGTGTCGGTGCAGAGTTCGCTGGTCATGTACCCGATCTGGGCGTTTGGGTCCGAAGAGCAGCGCGAAAAATACCTGCCCCGGCTGGCGACAGGTGAACTGCTGGGCTGCTTCGGCCTGACCGAAGCCAACCACGGCTCCGACCCCGGCAGTATGGAAACGAACTTCATCGAGCGCAGCGACTACTACCTGCTCAACGGCGCCAAACTCTGGATTACCAACGCGCCCATCGCCGATATTGCGATCGTCTGGGCGAAAAACGATCAGGGCAAAGTTCGGGCGCTGATTGTGGAGCGGGACATGGAAGGCTTTTCGACCAACGCAATCGAGAACAAATGGTCGTTACGCGCCAGCACCACCGGCGAACTGGTATTTCAGGACGTGCGGGTGCCGAAAGAAAACCTGCTGCCTGAAGCTTTTGGCCTGAAAAGCGCCATCAAATGTCTCGATCAGGCCCGCTACGGCATTAGCTGGGGCTCGCTGGGAGCCGCCATGGAGTGCTATGAAGTAGCCCGGCGGTACGCCCTCGAACGCGTTCAGTTCAACAAGCCCATCGCCAGTTTTCAGTTAATTCAGAAGAAGCTGGCCGAGATGCTGACCGACATTACCCAGGCGCAGCTCTTGTGCTGGCGGTTGGGGATGCTCAAAAACGAGGAGAAAGCGACCACTGCGCAGATTTCACTCGCCAAGCGTAACAACGTCGAGATGGCGTTACGGATCGCGCGGGAGGCCCGGCAGATTCTCGGGGCTATGGGGATTTCGGGCGAGTATCCGGTCATGCGGCACCTGATGAACCTCGAATCGGTCAGCACCTACGAAGGCACGCACGACATCCACCTGCTGATTCTGGGGGCCGACATCACCGGGATTCCGGCGTATAAATAA